The genomic segment CCTAACCCAAGAGGAGGTTGCCGACCGGACCGGGAAAGATCGGGCGACCGTAGCCAATACGATTCGACTTCTGAAACTCCCGAAGCCCGTCCAGGACCTCGTCTCGGATGGAAAGCTCACCGCCGGCCATGCGCGAGCCATCCTGGCTATTGGGGACCCCCGGAAACAGTTGCTTCTGGCACGTCGCGTCGCCGCCCAAGGTCTCAGCGTGCGGCAGGTGGAGCGACTCATCCAGAGCAAGCCTTCGGCCCGGCGAAAGGTGGAGGCAACACCACAGGATCCCAACGTGCGCGCTGCCCTCGCCAACCTGGAGCGCTCTCTCCAGACGCGAGTGCATATTACTCCTGTAGTAGGAGGAGTGGGGTTCCTGAAGATTGAATATTATACTGACGCGCAGCTCATGCTTCTCTACGAACGAATCATTAGGGGTAGCTAGTATCTACTACGTTAGTAATGTTTTAAAAAGTTGTGAGACTTGATCCTAGCTTGGGGACAGGGGGCGTGTTGCGCAAGACGCTGGAGTGACAACTTTTTGGGTTTCGCGACTCGCTCCGCCGCGAAACGTTGCACCTGGAAGCATCGGCGGGGGCCATTTGGGATGTGGAGTAGATACGACGGCAGTAGTAAGAGGTAAGACACAGTGACAGGTTTCGCGTTGTAGGGTTGCGACCGGGCTGTTATATTGAGGGTCATACTCGGCCCGTGTTTGTTTAGAGGGGGCTCAAGATGGCGTTCAAATTTTTCTCTTCCTCCGCTCCAGATCCTAGCCGTCCCAAGGATAGCGACGATTGGATTGGTTTTCTGGACCGCGGTGTTCTACTGGAAGGCACTTTGAATCTGTCCGGGACGTTCCGCATCGATGGCAATGTCAAAGGCACCATCCGTTGTGAGCAGACGTTGGTGCTGGGGGAGAAGGCTGAGGTGGAAGGGGAGATTGAAGCGGATCAGGTATCGGTCTCGGGTCGGTTCCACGGGACGGTTCGAGCGAAAACGCGGGTCGAAATTCTGGCCAAGGGGGTTGTAAACGGCGAGCTGCACACCCCAAGCTTGGTCATTGAGCCAGGTGGGGTCCTCGAGGGGCGATGCCACATGCTGGCCGAGGCCGAGTCGGAGAAGACCGTGACGATCGCCCTGCGGAGGGCGGAAAGCCACGGCTAAGCCCACGTCACCAAAGCATGGTGACGAGCCCATCACACGGATGAATCCATAATCGAGTCACGCCCGACTCTTTCAGTGGGCTACCGAGGTTGCTCTCAACCGGTTTGAACACGCCGGGCCGCCCACCATCATCCCCACCGAGGAATGCACTTTCCTTCACGGTGTTGCCTTCACGGGCGGCGGCCGGCATGAGGTTTTCCCTGTAGTGTAGGCCTTCCAGGACCGTTCCGGCTTTCATGGCTTGGGACGGCGAGATCCTTCGCTGCGCTGACGATGGCAACCGTGCAAGCAGTGCCTTCCGCTTTTCGTGGCTTTGCCGGTGCTCGTGGTGGCGTCTCCCGGCAGGCAACAAGGTATAATCATCGGGTTCAATCACTCGGGAATCGGGGGTGGGATGGCCAACGACGTCAAATTGACGGCGATGACCAGGGCGGCCGGTTGAGCGGCCAAATTGAGTCCAAGTCTATTGGACTCGGCGCTCGAGCGGTTGCCTAAGCAGGTCAATCCAAACGTGCTCGTGGGCTTCGAGACCCGCGATGACGCGGGGGTGTATCGTCTTTCGGACAGCGTGGCGCTCGTGCAGACGGTGGATTTCTTCACTCCCATCGTGGATGACCCATACCTCTACGGTCAAATTGCAGCCGCCAATGCGTTGAGTGACATCTACGCCATGGGCGGCAAGCCGATTTCGGCGCTGGCGGTGGTGGGGTTTCCGCGGGCGGGTGATGCGGCGCTGCTCGAAACGATTCTTCGCGGCGGGCTGGTCAAGATGGAGGAAGCGGGATGCGCGGTGATCGGCGGGCACAGCATCGGCGATGAGGAGATCAAGTTTGGCTACGCGGTCACCGGCTTGATTGACCCGGGGCGCGTTTGGAAGAACGTGGGCGCCCGGCCGGGCGACATGTTGATCCTGACCAAACCGCTCGGCACGGGCGTGATCTCGACCGCGCTCAAAAAGAACCGGGCCAGCCAGCGGGCGCTCGCTGCTGCCACCGCCTCCATGCTCACGCTCAACCGAGCTACGGCGGAAGCGTTGGCCGGGTTTGACGGCGCGATCCACGCCGTGACCGACATCACCGGCTTCGGCCTGCTCGGCCACGCCCATGAGATGGCCGTAGGCAGCGGCGTGAGCCTGGCCTTTGACCACCGTGGGTTCGCGTTTTTTGAAGACGCGCTCGAGTACGCGCGGGAAGGCCACCTGGCCGGAGGACTCAAGAACAACCGCGAATACGTCGGTGAGTGCGCGCAGTTTGACGCGATTGTCCCGGAAGAGATCCAGGCGCTGCTCTTCGACCCCCAGACTTCGGGTGGGCTGCTGGTGGCGATGGACGAAGGCATTGCCCGGCCGGTTCGGCAGGCGCTGGAAGCTCGCGGAGTCAGCGTGCAGCGGGTCGGCCGCGTGCTGGAAAAACGCTCTCCTCTGATGGTCGTCAGTTAGTTGCTGGCGAAGCAGTCCGCCCTGCGCGGTGGGCCGCCACGATGATGTTGATGGCCACCGCCATCACAAGCCAGAAACCGGTATTGGTGTCCAGCACTGCGCCAAATACAGTGAGAACAAACAGCGCCCAACCCACAACCGCCGACACAGGATGGTTGAGGCGATGCTCAACCCAATGACAAAGGAGGCCGAAAACGATCATCAAGAAACCGGGTATGAGGAACCAGTAGTAGCCCCATATCCGTAGAGATTTGGACGAGACCGCGTCGAGAAAACCCGCCTGAGCAATCTCCCTCCAGATTCCTTGAAACCCGATCGCTCCCGGCATGACCAGGGCGAGGCTGTGGAGAAGGCCGATGGCGATAAGCAGGATACCGCTGACCCTACGCATTGCGACCTCCTGAAACACCTGACCTTGTGGGGCGAAGAACTACGAGCGCATCGACTGCCACTTTACCCTCAGAACCTTTTGGCGTGCCTCCGTCAGAAAGCGATCAAACAGAAGCCGCGGCGCCGGAGGGCCGGGAAGCGAGTTCGAGATAGACATGGATAATGTTGATGGCGGCGGGGGTTACGCCGGGAATGCGTCCGGCCGGATAGGTGGTCTCGCCGACGTGGATCAACCCGTTCAAGAACGTGCCGGTCGTGATGATGACCGCCTGCGCGCCTACGCGG from the Candidatus Acidiferrales bacterium genome contains:
- a CDS encoding polymer-forming cytoskeletal protein — protein: MAFKFFSSSAPDPSRPKDSDDWIGFLDRGVLLEGTLNLSGTFRIDGNVKGTIRCEQTLVLGEKAEVEGEIEADQVSVSGRFHGTVRAKTRVEILAKGVVNGELHTPSLVIEPGGVLEGRCHMLAEAESEKTVTIALRRAESHG
- the selD gene encoding selenide, water dikinase SelD is translated as MANDVKLTAMTRAAGUAAKLSPSLLDSALERLPKQVNPNVLVGFETRDDAGVYRLSDSVALVQTVDFFTPIVDDPYLYGQIAAANALSDIYAMGGKPISALAVVGFPRAGDAALLETILRGGLVKMEEAGCAVIGGHSIGDEEIKFGYAVTGLIDPGRVWKNVGARPGDMLILTKPLGTGVISTALKKNRASQRALAAATASMLTLNRATAEALAGFDGAIHAVTDITGFGLLGHAHEMAVGSGVSLAFDHRGFAFFEDALEYAREGHLAGGLKNNREYVGECAQFDAIVPEEIQALLFDPQTSGGLLVAMDEGIARPVRQALEARGVSVQRVGRVLEKRSPLMVVS
- a CDS encoding DUF6463 family protein, which codes for MRRVSGILLIAIGLLHSLALVMPGAIGFQGIWREIAQAGFLDAVSSKSLRIWGYYWFLIPGFLMIVFGLLCHWVEHRLNHPVSAVVGWALFVLTVFGAVLDTNTGFWLVMAVAINIIVAAHRAGRTASPATN